A genomic segment from Streptomyces sp. NBC_00459 encodes:
- a CDS encoding MMPL family transporter: MARWCYRHRLVVLLIWVGAVFGLGFAGSAAGTDYANTFSLPNTDSTRAYDLMEKAFPQAAGDTDTVVWKVDEGSVRDESVRSRIEPKLAEIGKMAGVGEVTSPYADGAAGAARISENGRIAYAQITFTEQANGVPKKTVEDVVDTARSAERDGLQVELGGQAITRTQEPPTGIAEMVGILAAAVVLFLAFGSLFAMLLPLVVAIAALGTGLMATSLLSHVTDVPEVAPLLGSLIGLGVGIDYALFIVTRHRRGILRGLKPEESAVTALNTSGRAVLFAGGTVCIALAGMLVMNMRFLDGVVIATSLTVVLSVLAATTLLPALLGLLGMRVLSRRQRRRLAATGPESAEASGPAARWSSYVERRPRSTAALALLAMLILALPVLSIRLGATDQGNHQESTTTRQAYDLLAEGFGPGFNGPLQVVVAEGDANALVSTIRTTEGVAQAAAAPPSQGITVIQVVPTTSPQSKATDQLIDRLRDEVIPASGAEAHVGGVTAIFKDFAAVTGDRLPYFVAAIISLGFLLLMVAFRSLIVPLTAALMNLIAAAASFGVLVAIFQWGWGTELLGIGKEGPITAFLPVIMLSLLFGLSMDYQVFLVSRMHEEWVHTKDNARAVRVGLAETSRVINCAALIMICVFSAFVLSGDMEGAMAGIGLAAAVALDAFILRTALVPAAMHLLGNANWWLPAGLEKRLPHLAVEPKEEPETGQPGGPAGGASAVHGFVRDTDGTPVEGATVTLRSKGGRQLDRVTSLADGSYILTVPAPGAYLLAATAVSYGSRARQVTVEDGPLVYDVELTESSEEGADEVDAVN, from the coding sequence TTGGCGCGGTGGTGCTATCGGCACCGGCTGGTGGTCCTGTTGATATGGGTGGGGGCCGTGTTCGGACTGGGCTTCGCGGGCTCCGCCGCGGGCACGGACTACGCGAACACGTTCTCCCTCCCGAACACGGACTCCACACGTGCGTACGACCTGATGGAGAAGGCCTTCCCGCAGGCCGCGGGCGACACCGACACGGTCGTGTGGAAGGTCGACGAGGGCTCGGTACGCGACGAGTCGGTACGGTCCCGGATCGAGCCGAAGCTGGCGGAGATCGGGAAGATGGCGGGCGTCGGCGAGGTCACCAGCCCGTACGCCGACGGCGCCGCCGGCGCGGCCCGGATCAGCGAGAACGGGCGGATCGCCTACGCCCAGATCACCTTCACCGAGCAGGCGAACGGCGTACCCAAGAAGACGGTCGAGGACGTCGTCGACACGGCCCGGTCCGCCGAACGCGACGGACTCCAGGTCGAGTTGGGCGGCCAGGCGATCACCAGGACCCAGGAACCGCCCACCGGCATCGCCGAGATGGTGGGCATCCTGGCCGCGGCGGTCGTCCTGTTCCTCGCCTTCGGCTCCCTCTTCGCGATGCTGCTGCCGCTGGTCGTCGCGATCGCGGCCCTGGGCACCGGCCTGATGGCCACCTCCCTCCTCAGCCATGTCACCGACGTCCCCGAAGTCGCCCCGCTGCTCGGCTCGTTGATCGGCCTGGGCGTCGGCATCGACTACGCGCTCTTCATCGTCACCCGGCACCGCCGGGGCATCCTGCGCGGCCTGAAGCCCGAGGAGTCGGCGGTGACGGCGCTCAACACCTCTGGCCGGGCCGTGCTGTTCGCGGGCGGCACGGTGTGCATCGCCCTCGCCGGCATGCTGGTGATGAACATGCGTTTCCTGGACGGCGTGGTCATCGCGACCTCCCTCACCGTCGTCCTGAGCGTCCTCGCCGCGACGACCCTCCTCCCGGCGCTCCTCGGCCTCCTCGGCATGCGCGTCCTCAGCCGCAGGCAGCGCCGCCGACTGGCCGCGACGGGACCGGAGTCGGCCGAGGCGAGCGGGCCGGCGGCGCGCTGGTCGTCGTACGTCGAAAGGCGCCCGCGCTCGACAGCGGCGCTGGCCCTGCTGGCGATGCTGATCCTGGCGCTCCCCGTCCTCTCCATCCGCCTCGGCGCGACCGACCAGGGCAACCACCAGGAGTCGACGACCACCCGCCAGGCGTACGACCTGCTGGCGGAGGGCTTCGGCCCCGGCTTCAACGGCCCGCTCCAGGTGGTGGTGGCCGAGGGAGACGCGAACGCGCTGGTCTCGACGATCCGTACGACGGAAGGCGTGGCGCAGGCAGCGGCGGCGCCCCCGTCCCAGGGCATCACGGTGATCCAGGTGGTCCCGACGACGTCCCCCCAGTCGAAGGCCACGGACCAGCTGATCGACCGCCTGCGCGACGAGGTCATCCCGGCCTCCGGGGCCGAGGCCCACGTGGGCGGGGTGACGGCGATCTTCAAGGACTTCGCGGCGGTGACGGGCGACCGCCTGCCGTACTTCGTGGCGGCGATCATCTCGCTGGGCTTCCTGCTCCTGATGGTGGCGTTCCGCTCCCTGATCGTCCCCCTGACCGCCGCGCTGATGAACCTGATAGCGGCGGCGGCCTCCTTCGGCGTCCTGGTCGCGATCTTCCAGTGGGGCTGGGGCACGGAACTGCTCGGCATCGGCAAGGAGGGCCCGATCACGGCGTTCCTCCCTGTCATCATGCTCTCCCTCCTCTTCGGCCTCTCGATGGACTACCAGGTGTTCCTGGTGAGCCGGATGCACGAGGAGTGGGTCCACACGAAGGACAACGCCCGGGCGGTCCGCGTCGGCCTGGCGGAAACGAGCAGGGTCATCAACTGCGCGGCCCTGATCATGATCTGCGTCTTCTCGGCGTTCGTCCTGAGCGGCGACATGGAGGGCGCCATGGCGGGCATCGGCCTCGCGGCGGCGGTGGCGCTGGACGCGTTCATCCTCCGTACGGCCCTGGTGCCGGCCGCGATGCACCTGCTCGGCAACGCCAACTGGTGGCTGCCGGCGGGCCTGGAGAAGCGCCTGCCGCATCTGGCGGTGGAACCGAAGGAGGAGCCGGAGACAGGCCAACCCGGCGGGCCTGCGGGCGGCGCCTCGGCGGTCCACGGTTTCGTACGTGACACGGATGGCACGCCGGTCGAGGGCGCGACGGTCACCCTTCGTTCGAAGGGCGGACGCCAACTGGACCGGGTCACGTCCCTGGCGGACGGCTCGTACATCCTCACCGTCCCGGCCCCGGGCGCCTACCTGCTTGCGGCGACAGCGGTCTCGTACGGCTCGCGGGCCCGACAGGTGACGGTGGAGGACGGCCCGCTGGTGTACGACGTGGAGCTGACGGAGTCGTCGGAGGAGGGAGCGGACGAGGTGGACGCGGTGAACTGA
- a CDS encoding Uma2 family endonuclease codes for MSATAAEQPHGDRPLIAEANRLMERNPGYCVEIIGGLILVSPPPDLPHARALARLTRPFVAAGIDGSETEVLQGVGLWLPSGTEDYAIPDLVVVDADIEEHYVENNCYEPVAFQLVLEVTSSNWKADLQTKVTAYAAAKVPVYVVVDRKHQRLHVLTNPEGNAYTTHRIHAPGEIVTLPDSIGAKVSLDVAEILDAGQPKRTP; via the coding sequence ATGTCCGCAACAGCTGCCGAGCAGCCTCACGGCGACCGTCCGCTGATCGCGGAGGCGAACCGCCTCATGGAGCGCAATCCGGGCTACTGCGTCGAGATCATCGGAGGCCTGATCCTCGTGTCCCCGCCCCCGGACCTCCCCCACGCACGTGCGCTGGCCAGGCTTACGCGCCCGTTCGTCGCAGCCGGCATCGACGGAAGCGAGACAGAGGTACTCCAAGGCGTCGGGCTGTGGTTGCCCAGTGGCACCGAGGATTACGCCATCCCTGATCTCGTCGTCGTCGACGCCGACATCGAAGAGCACTACGTAGAGAACAACTGCTACGAGCCAGTGGCGTTCCAACTCGTCCTGGAAGTCACCTCCAGCAACTGGAAGGCCGACCTGCAGACCAAGGTCACCGCCTATGCAGCCGCCAAGGTGCCCGTCTATGTGGTCGTCGACCGCAAGCACCAGCGCCTCCATGTGCTCACCAACCCCGAGGGCAACGCCTACACCACCCACCGCATCCACGCCCCCGGCGAGATCGTCACCCTCCCCGACTCGATCGGCGCCAAGGTCAGCCTCGATGTCGCCGAGATCCTCGACGCCGGCCAGCCGAAGCGGACTCCCTGA
- a CDS encoding thiol-disulfide oxidoreductase DCC family protein, with the protein MNAVGSGDTTARADRDATGGVPVRRLTVLYDADCALCTFVRGWLVRQPQLVPLEMVPAGSGQARALFPGLDHAATLDDITVVGDSGQVYRGAGAWVVVLWALREYRPLAHRFATPAGARLAKGAVLAAAKWRGSQWGTGGSGRPLYRRADGWSYDPRFGWVHTPPGTPPGCDSGTCSTG; encoded by the coding sequence ATGAACGCGGTGGGGTCGGGGGACACCACCGCCCGCGCGGACCGGGACGCCACGGGGGGCGTTCCGGTCCGCCGGCTCACCGTCCTGTACGACGCCGACTGTGCCCTGTGCACCTTCGTGCGCGGCTGGCTCGTACGGCAGCCCCAGCTGGTGCCGCTGGAGATGGTTCCGGCGGGGTCCGGGCAGGCGCGGGCGCTCTTCCCCGGCCTCGATCACGCCGCCACCCTCGACGACATCACCGTCGTCGGTGACTCCGGTCAGGTCTATCGCGGCGCCGGTGCCTGGGTCGTCGTGCTGTGGGCGTTGCGCGAGTACCGGCCGCTCGCCCATCGGTTCGCCACCCCGGCCGGGGCCCGGCTCGCCAAGGGTGCCGTTCTCGCCGCCGCCAAGTGGCGCGGCAGTCAGTGGGGTACTGGCGGAAGTGGCCGCCCCCTGTACCGGCGGGCCGACGGATGGTCGTACGATCCGCGCTTCGGGTGGGTCCACACCCCGCCCGGCACCCCGCCCGGCTGTGACAGCGGCACCTGTTCCACTGGTTAG
- a CDS encoding TetR/AcrR family transcriptional regulator yields MSAAKDRPESPESSGSSESSEPSAPAPAKSEQTRALILETAMRLFKERGYDKTTMRAIAQEAGVSVGNAYYYFAGKEHLIQGFYDQLAREYQVVAREVLDRETELEARLAGVHRAWLDVAAPYHEFAVQFFKTAADPNSPLSPFSAESEHARVQAIDVHKEVLAGSKAKVPEELRDVLPELMWLSQMGMVMYWIYDRSEGRERTYRLAGRGARLTARGVSLARFRVLRPLVREVHDLFSDFLPGMTNALPEESEESGKGEQVK; encoded by the coding sequence GTGTCAGCAGCGAAAGACCGCCCCGAATCCCCTGAGTCCTCCGGTTCCTCCGAGTCCTCCGAGCCCTCCGCTCCTGCTCCCGCCAAGAGTGAGCAGACCCGTGCGTTGATCCTGGAGACGGCCATGCGGCTGTTCAAGGAGCGCGGGTACGACAAGACGACCATGCGGGCCATCGCTCAGGAGGCCGGGGTCTCCGTCGGCAACGCGTACTACTACTTCGCCGGCAAGGAGCACCTGATCCAAGGCTTCTACGACCAGCTCGCCCGCGAGTACCAGGTGGTCGCGCGGGAAGTCCTGGACCGGGAGACGGAGTTGGAGGCCCGGCTGGCCGGGGTGCACCGGGCCTGGCTCGATGTGGCCGCTCCCTACCACGAGTTCGCCGTGCAGTTCTTCAAGACCGCCGCCGACCCGAACAGCCCGCTCAGCCCTTTCTCCGCCGAGTCGGAACACGCCCGCGTGCAGGCCATCGACGTGCACAAGGAAGTGCTCGCGGGCTCGAAGGCCAAGGTTCCGGAGGAACTCCGGGACGTGCTGCCCGAGTTGATGTGGCTGTCCCAGATGGGCATGGTCATGTACTGGATCTACGACCGTTCGGAGGGCCGTGAGCGCACCTACCGGCTCGCCGGACGCGGCGCCCGGCTCACCGCCCGCGGGGTGTCCCTGGCCCGCTTCCGGGTGCTGCGCCCGCTCGTCCGTGAGGTCCACGACCTGTTCAGCGACTTCCTGCCGGGAATGACCAACGCCCTTCCCGAGGAGTCCGAGGAGTCCGGGAAGGGCGAACAGGTCAAGTAG
- a CDS encoding VOC family protein, with the protein MSDDESYELLGFDNVLLPVGELAEAVAFYERAGFRVTARVDEAGIAVLRVGAETPGLLLRVEEALGHRAPPWASPRIWLEVPDAKAAARALARAGITPLDAPLSVATGWTVEIADPWGNVIGFTDYTKRPELARS; encoded by the coding sequence ATGTCAGATGACGAGTCGTACGAACTGCTCGGTTTCGACAACGTGCTGCTGCCCGTCGGTGAGCTCGCCGAGGCGGTCGCCTTCTACGAGCGTGCCGGGTTCCGTGTCACCGCTCGGGTCGACGAGGCCGGGATCGCCGTGCTGAGGGTCGGTGCCGAGACCCCGGGGCTGCTGCTGCGGGTCGAGGAGGCGCTCGGGCACCGGGCGCCGCCGTGGGCCTCCCCCCGGATCTGGCTGGAGGTGCCGGACGCCAAGGCGGCGGCCCGCGCCCTCGCCAGGGCCGGCATCACCCCGCTCGACGCCCCGCTCTCCGTGGCCACGGGCTGGACCGTCGAGATCGCCGACCCCTGGGGCAACGTCATCGGCTTCACGGACTACACGAAGCGGCCGGAACTCGCGCGGTCATAG